A single Pagrus major chromosome 19, Pma_NU_1.0 DNA region contains:
- the LOC141014241 gene encoding uncharacterized protein, with product MSRPRSRSPRYRRFPWEEPDFDPYKVVAGLVGDELDRKQHLREDPEEHLDYFREDMYPEGQRRSPPFSDDRHFGHQRHPNQEDFYRRRPSPHRDVMGYADRRLSPLTRDGGGEGDRRREGFREHFQSFENRGRSPQSPPRLTRERLPPTPRSHSDHQQREPGVGWRREEQGRGRGRGRFRDLSPSVRSDDQRGGAGWDRGRRNTQGPSRDRQREDSHQERNVPFKRQRREMDGDNHLGYRNDEEFGEQRYSVDTPRDGFGGDSPRGDIGLSGPLVIEHDHGITYSRSPTRWKQFDGRRDLDPDFERQRSPRPVSSSQERFRTSDSRLDDREGARGHNFQDKWRDYNYHETRRSPTPQERPNTMRYGNREGPINHRGRGGFRPSRGRIGRGQAGKTGPHRNQPHLQQSPQGYQDLPHEGQRPGYRPVREDSYEDPAEQEADWAEETRLQEWKHDRPGSLDRHLPKIDLDPKMPRQRLRQWNDQKTNNMTVVTEETLTIKVDMSRPVNQNSSLCYSSDRQLSLDLVNVGRQRLDFLPMLEHSGTYRETAMHTGTFAQEIITLVHHVKEQYFRDGGVTLNERFSAPQKGGSSEEETEELTLDERFSSNRGFSLNMSSLLDDDEPLFSRLGPLQPVRGPGDLRHDLERRRQERLEGVKVTISGNSMSQRPLAAVSEPDIDYSDKDEMALMEDEGFSNWPEEQSRRREGNVGPRRGAFRPNTGPQRRNNRFGHRLGPMRRQNNRNNPAGPSW from the exons ATGTCAAGACCACGGTCGAGATCACCACGTTACAG GAGGTTTCCGTGGGAGGAACCCGACTTTGATCCTTACAAAGTCGTTGCAGGACTGGTCGGGGATGAGTTAGACAGGAAACAGCACCTCAGAGAAGATCCTGAGGAACACTTGGACTACTTTAGGGAAGATATGTACCCAGAAGGCCAGAGAAGATCCCCTCCTTTCTCAGATGACCGCCACTTTGGGCATCAGCGTCACCCAAACCAGGAGGATTTCTATCGCAGGAGGCCATCGCCTCATCGCGATGTGATGGGCTACGCTGACCGGAGGCTTTCCCCACTCACgcgtgatggaggaggagaaggagataGACGCAGAGAAGGGTTTAGAGAGCACTTCCAGAGTTTTGAAAACAGAGGGAGGTCGCCGCAGTCGCCTCCGAGGTTGACAAGGGAAAGATTGCCGCCGACACCGAGGTCTCACTCAGACCACCAGCAGAGAGAGCCGGGGGtgggctggaggagggaggagcagggccgaggacgaggacgagggaGGTTCAGAGACCTCAGTCCAAGTGTGAGGTCAGATGACCAAAGAGGGGGAGCAGGTTGggacagaggaaggaggaacACACAGGGTCCTAgtagagacagacaaagagaggatTCACATCAAGAGAGGAACGTCCCCTTTAAAAGGCAAAGAAGAGAAATGGATGGCGACAATCACCTTGG GTACAGGAATGATGAGGAGTTTGGGGAACAGCGTTACTCAGTGGACACACCCAGAGATGGGTTTGGAGGTGACTCTCCTCGTGGAGACATTGGGCTCTCGGGACCACTCGTCATTGAACACGATCATGGCATCACATACAGCAGATCACCAACACGGTGGAAACAGTTTGATGGTCGCAGAGATCTTGACCCTGACTTTGAACGTCAGAGGAGCCCCCGTCCAGTGAGCTCCTCTCAGGAGCGATTCAGGACGTCAGACAGCAGGTTGGATGATCGGGAAGGCGCAAGAGGACATAATTTTCAAGATAAGTGGAGAGATTACAATTATCATGAAACTCGGAGGAGCCCAACGCCGCAAGAAAGACCAAACACTATGAGATATGGTAATCGAGAAGGTCCCATTAACCACAGGGGGAGGGGTGGTTTCCGCCCCAGCAGAGGGCGGATCGGTCGCGGCCAGGCTGGAAAGACTGGACCGCATAGGAATCAACCACATTTACAGCAATCCCCCCAGGGATACCAAGATCTTCCTCATGAAGGGCAAAGACCAGGGTACCGACCCGTAAGGGAAGATAGTTACGAGGATCCCGCTGAACAGGAGGCTGACTGGGCAGAAGAAACCAGGCTTCAAGAGTGGAAACACGACAGGCCTGGAAGTCTGGACCGGCATCTACCAAAGATTGACTTGGACCCAAAAATGCCCCGTCAACGGCTGCGCCAGTGGAACGATCAGAAAACCAATAACATGACCGTCGTAACGGAGGAAACGCTAACCATCAAGGTGGACATGAGTCGACCCGTAAACCAAAACAG ctcgCTGTGTTACTCCTCGGACAGGCAACTCTCCTTAGACCTGGTCAACGTGGGTCGCCAGCGTCTGGACTTCCTGCCCATGCTGGAGCACTCTGGGACATATCGGGAGACGGCCATGCACACTGGGACTTTTGCCCAGGAAATCATCACGCTGGTGCACCACGTCAAAG AGCAGTATTTCAGAGACGGTGGGGTCACCTTGAACGAGCGTTTCTCAGCTCCACAAAAAGGCGGCAGTTCTGAAGAGGAGACGGAGGAGCTGACGTTGGATGAGAGGTTCAGCTCAAACCG AGGCTTCAGTTTAAACATGAGCTCGCTGCTTGACGACGATGAGCCTCTGTTCTCCAGACTGGGACCCCTGCAG CCGGTTCGAGGCCCGGGGGACCTGAGGCACGACCTGGAGAGGAGGCggcaggagaggctggagggcGTTAAAGTCACAATATCAGGGAACAGTATGTCACAGCGCCCCCTGGCTGCAGTCAG tGAGCCGGATATAGACTACAGTGACAAGGACGAAATGGCTCTGATGGAGGACGAAGGTTTCTCCAACTGGCCCGAGGAGCAAAGCAGGAGACGAGAAGGCAACGTG GGACCAAGGAGAGGAGCCTTCAGACCGAACACCGGCCCCCAACGCAGGAACAATCGTTTCGGCCACCGGCTCGGACCAATGAGGCGACAGAACAACCGCAACAACCCAGCAG GTCCGAGCTGGTGA
- the lipib gene encoding lipase member H — protein MLRCRLPALLGLLVLCKGQGESGAGESCDNFTDLNLSHCFMGTSLYVRLLLYTRSNLDCGRELNHHHLSSQPLFDLSRPTAFVIHGYRPTGAPPIWIDHLVRLLAEQEDMNIIVVDWNQGAANLNYFTAVINTREAAQNLTDFILTMQEEGAPLSSVHLIGVSLGAHLAGFVGANLKGKIGRITGLDPAGPMFTSAMPEERLDPSDAMFVDVLHTDMNSFGLRGAHGHIDFYANGGADQPGCPKTIFAGKSYFVCDHQRSVFLFLCSLNRTCSLTGYPCSSYSDYLEGRCLQCEAFKPAPCPVLGYDVSQWRDTLLKLGQTKVFFSTTATLPYRKLSYRVDMVTWNQYLRWGVVYIRLHSGRNFTEARIDHKLLRFEQYTSTRLLAQFDEDLQQVQKISMRIGTGNVIGPRYKIRLLRIRFTPLDHPERPLMCRFDIIMEENMEVAFRPLPCNATP, from the exons CCTCGTGCTCTGCAAAG GTCAGGGGGAGAGCGGGGCGGGCGAGTCCTGCGATAACTTCACCGACCTCAACCTGTCGCACTGCTTCATGGGAACCAGCCTGTACGTCCGGCTGCTGCTCTACACCCGCTCCAACCTCGACTGCGGCCGCGAGCTCAACCACCACCACCTGTCCTCCCAGCCGCTCTTCGACCTCTCCCGCCCCACCGCCTTCGTCATCCACGGCTACCGGCCCACCGGAGCGCCCCCCATCTGGATCGACCACTTGGTGCGGCTGCTGGCCGAGCAGGAGGACATGAATATCATCGTGGTGGACTGGAACCAGGGGGCGGCCAACCTCAACTACTTCACTGCTGTGATCAACACGAGGGAGGCGGCTCAGAACCTGACCGACTTCATCCTGACTATGCAG gaggagggagCCCCTCTGAGCTCAGTTCACCTGATCGGCGTCAGTCTGGGAGCTCACCTGGCCGGATTTGTAGGAGCGAACCTGAAGGGGAAGATCGGACGCATCACAG GTCTGGACCCGGCGGGGCCGATGTTCACCAGCGCCATGCCAGAGGAGAGGCTGGACCCCTCGGACGCCATGTTTGTGGACGTTCTTCACACCGACATGAACT CGTTTGGACTGAGAGGAGCTCACGGTCACATCGACTTCTATGCAAACGGTGGAGCGGATCAACCAGGGTGTCCCAAAACCATCTTCGCAG GTAAATCGTATTTCGTGTGTGACCACCAGCGCTCGGTGTTTCTGTTCTTGTGCTCTCTGAACCGAACCTGCAGCCTCACGGGTTACCCCTGCTCGTCCTACAGCGACTACCTGGAGGGCCGCTGTCTTCAGTGTGAGGCCTTTAAACCGGCGCCCTGTCCTGTGCTCG GTTACGACGTCAGCCAGTGGAGGGACACGCTGCTGAAACTCGGACAGACCAAAGTCTTCTTCAGCACCACGGCGACGCTGCCCTACAGAA AGCTGAGCTACAGAGTGGACATGGTGACCTGGAACCAGTACCTCCGCTGGGGGGTCGTCTACATCCGGCTGCACAGCGGCAGAAACTTCACAGAGGCTCGAATAGACCA TAAGCTCCTCCGGTTCGAGCAGTACACCTCCACGCGGCTGCTCGCCCAGTTCGACGAGGATCTGCAGCAGGTCCAGAAGATCTCTATGCGCATCGGCACCGGCAACGTGATCGGACCTCGCTACAAAATCAGACTCCTGCGGATTCGCTTCACACCGCTGGATCATCCTGAGAG GCCCTTAATGTGCCGGTTTGACATCATCATGGAGGAGAACATGGAGGTGGCGTTTCGACCTTTACCCTGCAACGCCACCCCCTGA